Proteins encoded within one genomic window of Microcebus murinus isolate Inina chromosome 8, M.murinus_Inina_mat1.0, whole genome shotgun sequence:
- the LOC105883025 gene encoding intraflagellar transport protein 70B-like, producing the protein MAGMSGSQIPDGEYTAVVYRLIRDARYAEAVQLLGGELQRSPRSRAGLSLLGYCYYRLQEFALAAECYEQLGQLHPELEQYRLYQAQALYKACLYPEATRVAFLLLDNPAYHSRVLRLQAAIKYSEGDLSGARSLVEQLLGGEGAEESGGENEHDGHVNLGCLLYKEGQYEAACAKFFAALQASGYRPDLSYNLALACYSNRQYASALKHIADIIEHGIRQHPELGVGMTTEGIDIRSVGNTLVLHQTALVEAFNLKAAIEYQLRNYEVAQETLTDMPPRAEEELDPVTLHNQALINMDAKPTEGFEKLQFLLQQNPFPPETFGNLLLLYCKYEYFDLAADVLAENAHLTYKFLTPYLYDFLDAMITCQTAPEEAFIKFDGLAGMLTEQLRRLTKQVQEARHNRDEDAVKKAVNDYDETLEKYIPVLMAQAKIYWNLENYPMVEKIFRKSVEFCNDHDVWKLNVAHVLFMQENKYKEAIGFYEPIVKKHYDNILSVSAIVLANLCVSYIMTSQNEEAEELMRKIEKEEEQLSYDDPDKKIYHLCIVNLVIGTLYCAKGNYDFGISRVIKSLEPYNKKLGTDTWYYAKRCFLSLLENMSKHMIVLRDSVIQECVQFLEHCELYGKNIPAVIEQPLEEERMHTGKNTVTYESRQLKALIYEIIGWNI; encoded by the coding sequence ATGGCGGGGATGAGCGGCTCGCAGATCCCTGATGGAGAGTACACCGCCGTCGTGTACCGGCTCATCCGAGATGCCCGCTACGCCGAGGCGGTGCAGCTGCTGGGCGGGGAGCTGCAGCGGAGCCCGAGGAGCCGCGCCGGCCTGTCGCTGCTGGGCTACTGCTACTACCGCCTGCAGGAGTTCGCGCTGGCGGCCGAGTGCTATGAGCAGCTGGGCCAGCTGCACCCCGAACTGGAACAGTACCGCCTGTACCAGGCCCAGGCCCTGTACAAGGCCTGCCTTTATCCTGAGGCCACCCGGGTCGCCTTCCTCCTGCTGGACAACCCCGCCTACCACAGCCGAGTCCTCCGCCTGCAAGCTGCTATCAAGTACAGCGAGGGCGACCTGTCAGGGGCCAGGAGCCTGGTAGAGCAGCtgctgggtggggaaggggcagaagagaGTGGGGGCGAGAATGAGCACGATGGCCACGTCAACCTGGGCTGTTTGCTCTACAAGGAGGGACAGTATGAAGCAGCGTGTGCCAAGTTCTTTGCGGCCCTGCAGGCCTCAGGCTACCGACCTGACCTTTCCTACAACCTGGCTTTGGCCTGTTACAGCAACCGGCAGTATGCCTCAGCGCTGAAGCATATTGCTGATATTATTGAGCACGGCATCCGCCAGCACCCAGAGCTAGGTGTGGGCATGACCACTGAAGGCATTGATATTCGCAGTGTTGGCAACACCTTAGTTCTCCACCAGACTGCTCTAGTGGAAGCCTTCAACCTCAAGGCAGCCATAGAATACCAACTGAGAAACTATGAGGTAGCCCAAGAAACCCTGACTGACATGCCACCCAGGGCAGAGGAAGAGTTGGACCCTGTGACCCTGCACAACCAGGCACTAATAAACATGGATGCCAAACCTACAGAAGGATTCGAAAAGCTACAGTTTTTGCTCCAACAGAATCCCTTCCCCCCAGAGACTTTTGGCAACCTATTGCTGCTCTACTGTAAATATGAGTATTTTGACCTGGCAGCAGATGTCCTGGCAGAAAATGCCCATCTGACATATAAGTTCCTCACACCCTATCTCTACGACTTCTTGGATGCTATGATCACTTGCCAGACAGCTCCTGAGGAGGCTTTCATTAAGTTTGATGGGCTAGCAGGGATGCTGACTGAGCAGCTTCGGAGACTCACCAAACAAGTACAGGAAGCAAGACACAACAGAGATGAGGATGCTGTCAAAAAGGCAGTGAATGACTATGATGAAACTCTAGAAAAGTATATTCCCGTGTTGATGGCCCAGGCAAAAATCTACTGGAACCTTGAAAATTATCCCATGGTGGAGAAGATCTTTCGCAAATCCGTGGAATTCTGTAATGACCATGATGTGTGGAAGCTGAATGTGGCTCATGTTCTGTTCATGCAGGAAAACAAGTACAAAGAAGCCATCGGTTTCTATGAACCCATAGTCAAGAAACATTATGATAACATCTTGAGTGTCAGTGCTATTGTATTAGCTAACCTCTGTGTTTCATACATTATGACAAGTCAAAATGAAGAAGCTGAGGAGTTGATGAGGAAgattgagaaggaggaagagcagcTCTCTTATGATGACCCAGATAAGAAAATCTACCATCTCTGCATTGTGAATTTGGTAATAGGAACTCTTTATTGTGCCAAAGGAAATTATGACTTTGGTATTTCTCGAGTTATCAAAAGCTTAGAACCTTATAATAAAAAACTTGGAACTGATACCTGGTATTATGCCAAAAGATGTTTCCTGTCCTTGTTAGAAAACATGTCAAAACACATGATAGTGCTTCGTGACAGTGTTATTCAAGAATGTGTCCAGTTTCTAGAACACTGTGAGCTTTATGGCAAAAACATACCTGCTGTTATAGAACAACctctggaagaagaaagaatgcaTACTGGAAAGAATACAGTCACCTATGAGTCCAGACAGTTGAAAGCTTTGATTTATGAAATTATAGGATGGAATATTTAA